In Hallerella succinigenes, the following are encoded in one genomic region:
- a CDS encoding exo-beta-N-acetylmuramidase NamZ domain-containing protein yields MTVKLALSHFEEFYPQELRGKRLGALLHPASIDSNLHHTLETLRRYDGKLFQLSALFGPQHGIKGHTQDNMIEWEGSVDPELGIPVYSLYGKTREPSPEMLSHIDVLFVDMQDVGARYYTFIWTLYLCMKACEKANIPVVVLDRPNPLGNTVEGPTLDLGYTSFVGLWKLPIRHGKTIGELAKQFREECFPKCELHVMDMDGYDPKMWFDETGLPWVMPSPNMPTLDTAIVYPGMCLFEATNVSEGRGTTRPFEIFGAPFIDAPKLCKYLNDLKLPGVYFRENYFQPTFHKGAGQICGGAQIHVTDRNVYRSFDMAIRILRYLHHEYPKDFAWKLPPYEYEYEKLPIDILLGSGTFRSEFIENGEL; encoded by the coding sequence ATGACAGTTAAACTCGCTCTTTCTCATTTTGAAGAATTTTATCCGCAAGAGTTGCGCGGAAAGCGTCTCGGAGCTCTTTTGCACCCGGCGTCTATCGACTCGAATTTGCACCATACGCTGGAAACGCTCCGCCGTTATGACGGAAAACTGTTCCAGTTGTCGGCTCTTTTCGGCCCGCAGCACGGGATCAAGGGGCATACCCAGGACAATATGATCGAATGGGAAGGCTCCGTGGATCCCGAACTGGGAATTCCGGTTTACAGTCTTTACGGAAAGACGCGCGAACCATCCCCGGAAATGCTTTCCCATATCGATGTACTCTTTGTGGACATGCAGGATGTAGGCGCCCGCTATTACACGTTCATCTGGACGCTTTACCTTTGCATGAAGGCTTGCGAAAAAGCGAACATTCCGGTCGTCGTTCTCGACCGCCCGAATCCGCTCGGCAATACGGTTGAAGGCCCGACTTTGGACCTTGGTTACACAAGCTTTGTCGGCCTTTGGAAACTTCCGATTCGCCACGGAAAAACGATCGGAGAACTTGCGAAGCAGTTCCGCGAAGAATGCTTCCCGAAGTGCGAACTGCACGTGATGGATATGGACGGTTACGATCCGAAGATGTGGTTCGATGAAACCGGACTTCCTTGGGTGATGCCGTCACCGAATATGCCGACTCTCGATACGGCGATTGTTTACCCGGGCATGTGCCTTTTTGAAGCGACGAACGTGAGCGAAGGCCGCGGTACAACGCGTCCTTTTGAAATTTTTGGCGCTCCATTTATCGATGCACCAAAGCTTTGCAAGTACCTGAATGACTTAAAACTTCCGGGCGTTTACTTCCGCGAAAATTATTTCCAGCCCACGTTCCACAAGGGTGCAGGCCAGATCTGCGGCGGTGCACAGATCCATGTGACGGATCGCAACGTCTATCGCTCTTTCGACATGGCAATTCGCATTTTGCGTTATTTGCACCATGAATATCCGAAGGATTTCGCATGGAAGCTGCCTCCGTACGAATACGAATATGAAAAGCTACCGATTGACATCTTGCTCGGTTCGGGAACTTTCCGTAGTGAATTTATTGAAAACGGAGAGCTTTAA
- a CDS encoding 4Fe-4S dicluster domain-containing protein has translation MKISRASFLKLLTGSFAALSLFGCRKEESLPKNTHREVPSKADLSLWKKEIDEARFANPKPESLVMVHRPGKHPKFPDADVRFGMAIDLDLCDSCGKCALACMVENNVPRVNALEASKGRYMHWLELRGGMPVMCAHCGDAPCEKVCPTGAAVASPDGFSSMVYPRCIGTRFCGANCPLHARKFNYTDAAEQGLAAKFNPEVPLRPQGVMEKCSLCIQRLQNARIQAKTFGLEWQGSGVMPACAAACPKHAIIFGNWLNLNSDLVRKTRGRAIYAPKSIAKFLPAVVYLRGKA, from the coding sequence ATGAAAATTTCACGCGCCTCTTTTTTAAAACTTTTGACGGGGTCGTTTGCCGCGCTTTCGCTGTTTGGATGCCGCAAGGAAGAATCCCTGCCGAAAAATACGCATCGGGAAGTCCCTTCTAAAGCGGATTTGAGCCTTTGGAAAAAAGAAATCGACGAGGCGAGGTTTGCAAATCCTAAACCGGAATCCTTGGTGATGGTCCATCGACCGGGAAAGCATCCGAAGTTTCCGGATGCGGACGTGAGATTCGGCATGGCGATTGATTTGGATCTGTGCGACAGCTGCGGAAAATGCGCACTTGCCTGCATGGTCGAAAATAACGTTCCACGTGTGAATGCGTTAGAAGCTAGCAAGGGACGTTATATGCATTGGCTAGAACTGCGAGGCGGCATGCCTGTGATGTGCGCCCACTGTGGAGACGCACCTTGTGAAAAGGTTTGCCCGACGGGTGCCGCTGTGGCAAGTCCGGACGGTTTTTCGTCGATGGTTTATCCGCGTTGCATTGGAACGCGATTTTGCGGCGCTAACTGCCCCCTGCACGCGCGCAAATTCAATTATACCGATGCTGCAGAACAAGGCCTCGCCGCTAAATTTAACCCGGAAGTCCCGCTTCGTCCGCAGGGAGTTATGGAAAAGTGTTCCCTGTGCATTCAAAGGCTCCAAAACGCCCGAATTCAAGCCAAGACATTTGGGCTTGAATGGCAGGGAAGTGGAGTGATGCCCGCGTGCGCGGCGGCATGCCCAAAACACGCAATTATATTTGGTAACTGGTTGAATCTGAATTCGGATCTTGTGCGGAAAACGCGTGGACGCGCTATTTACGCTCCGAAGTCGATTGCCAAATTCTTACCGGCTGTTGTATATCTGAGGGGCAAAGCATGA
- a CDS encoding cytochrome c3 family protein — protein MQKRKTPFTILWIILALCGGGLVVWDLTAFPDYIYENPSNLPFDHEKHGESLGLDCSKCHPGAESGIRAGMPSKMDCMDCHNLPLSDSPENEAFEKALSDAKEMPFTFTSLLPANVVFPHGLHVKSGVSCETCHGSAKEIDAGRRPKVRMQDCLACHQGKRGFPPASTDCARCHR, from the coding sequence TTGCAAAAAAGAAAGACTCCATTCACGATCTTGTGGATTATCCTTGCTCTGTGCGGGGGTGGTCTTGTCGTATGGGATTTGACGGCTTTCCCCGATTATATTTACGAAAATCCTTCCAATCTTCCGTTTGACCATGAAAAACACGGGGAATCCCTCGGGTTGGACTGCTCCAAGTGCCATCCGGGTGCGGAATCCGGAATCCGAGCCGGGATGCCGTCCAAGATGGACTGTATGGACTGCCACAATCTGCCGTTAAGCGATTCCCCGGAAAATGAAGCCTTTGAAAAGGCGCTTTCGGACGCCAAAGAAATGCCGTTCACGTTCACAAGCCTTTTACCGGCTAACGTCGTCTTTCCGCACGGATTGCATGTGAAGTCCGGCGTGAGCTGTGAAACGTGCCACGGTTCTGCAAAAGAAATCGATGCGGGACGCCGTCCCAAGGTGCGCATGCAGGACTGCTTGGCCTGCCACCAGGGAAAGCGTGGATTTCCACCGGCATCGACCGATTGTGCGAGGTGCCACCGATGA
- a CDS encoding RNA methyltransferase: protein MLNFRIVLCEPEHPHNVGFVARAMHCNAIQDLYIVYPKRDTVNPESYRTAHNSAEILDNAKVVHTLSEALSTAQYAIAFSRRRFDTVIPHTSLPNITEKLPKDGTVALVFGRESCGLSLDEIDHCAIICEIPVPGQMSLNLAQAVTTACYELCRSGLLDNAGLRTDRVPLKRGRVEKANMGQIENFLKYLSSNLTGRYQNNTWTESAVREFLQRLEPTRFEMSALLGLVKSLVMRGQEDARRIVQKKEAEWKAKGLM, encoded by the coding sequence ATGCTGAATTTTAGAATTGTTCTTTGCGAACCGGAACATCCGCATAACGTAGGCTTTGTCGCCCGCGCCATGCACTGCAATGCGATTCAGGACCTTTACATTGTATACCCGAAACGGGATACCGTGAATCCGGAATCTTACCGGACTGCGCATAATTCTGCCGAAATTTTGGACAATGCGAAAGTCGTGCATACGCTAAGCGAAGCGCTTTCGACTGCCCAATACGCAATCGCTTTTTCGCGACGCCGCTTTGACACGGTGATTCCGCATACGTCGCTTCCGAATATAACGGAAAAGCTTCCAAAGGATGGAACGGTGGCGCTTGTCTTTGGACGTGAATCCTGTGGACTTTCGCTCGATGAAATCGATCACTGTGCCATCATTTGTGAAATTCCGGTTCCGGGGCAGATGAGCTTGAATCTTGCACAGGCTGTGACGACGGCTTGTTATGAACTTTGTCGCAGCGGGCTTCTCGACAATGCGGGACTTCGCACGGACCGTGTTCCGCTGAAGCGCGGTCGCGTTGAAAAGGCGAACATGGGTCAAATCGAAAACTTCTTGAAGTACCTGAGTTCCAATTTAACGGGCCGTTACCAGAACAATACCTGGACGGAATCGGCGGTGCGCGAATTTTTGCAGCGTCTTGAACCGACCCGTTTTGAAATGAGCGCTTTGCTTGGACTTGTGAAAAGTTTGGTGATGCGAGGTCAGGAAGACGCCCGCCGAATTGTACAGAAAAAAGAAGCCGAGTGGAAGGCTAAAGGACTGATGTAA
- a CDS encoding alpha/beta hydrolase-fold protein: MQIANKELEIFAAKSENAPLVIVNCFEDEGETIYRQVQSQTDKDFSFAAIHGINCCTELTPWKCSALRKKEPDFGDGAKAYLSELTEKILPEIQRRIPAPSFSILAGYSLCGLFAVYAAFTSNAFKRIVCASGSLWYPGFLEFCKAYEPSAKIDRISFSLGDKESLSQNPVYATVKTNTLEIQSIFQESGVTATFTEFSGNHFFEADKRLAKGITSVL, from the coding sequence ATGCAAATTGCAAACAAAGAACTTGAAATTTTTGCCGCAAAATCGGAAAATGCTCCACTCGTAATCGTCAACTGTTTTGAAGACGAAGGCGAAACTATTTATCGTCAAGTCCAAAGTCAAACGGACAAGGACTTTTCCTTTGCCGCGATTCATGGAATCAACTGCTGCACGGAACTCACGCCGTGGAAATGCTCCGCCCTGCGCAAAAAAGAACCGGACTTTGGCGACGGGGCAAAAGCTTATCTTTCTGAGCTAACCGAAAAGATTTTACCGGAAATTCAAAGGCGGATTCCCGCCCCCAGCTTTTCCATACTCGCGGGATACTCCCTCTGCGGACTCTTTGCTGTTTACGCTGCTTTTACATCGAACGCGTTCAAACGTATCGTCTGCGCTTCCGGATCCCTTTGGTACCCGGGATTTTTGGAATTCTGCAAGGCTTATGAACCTTCCGCAAAAATAGACCGGATTTCTTTTTCCCTTGGCGATAAAGAATCCTTGAGCCAAAATCCTGTCTATGCGACGGTTAAAACGAACACGCTTGAAATCCAAAGCATTTTTCAAGAAAGCGGCGTCACGGCGACATTCACCGAATTTTCAGGGAATCACTTTTTTGAAGCCGACAAGAGGCTTGCCAAAGGGATTACATCAGTCCTTTAG
- a CDS encoding c-type cytochrome: MNRNFLIFGLVLLLPSLFAVDSALSLGPASWALSQKSFWGTPIADFVFWIGLAHAGTFFSAILLVFGVRWQHRVAFLAELSTIASLGVAAFFPLIHLGIPEAFYNMIPVGNASSVYVNVESPLIWDFVAIFVYGAVSVLYLLLHLFSVKNACLEKYRRPFAWILFPLVLWVHTIVSLDFAVTFVPGWQGAYFPLYFIFGALFSGVALVQVLVVLAHHRVRAVEDLLIAFSWALLAFWMWEANVKEIWHPELLAFGFLVPQLLWISKVREISAVRALVAISVIVSLWWERIILVQSENLDWTWVDLGLISFGIGAFCVAFSLLRIGLKKLFPQAFDEDVMEALRARVCSVERKKFWISVGVGAFAAVAFAIYFVNHAPAFPCERMIPVLFPIGALCAGVSLSLFAMAELWKPRVAVLFTVLLGIFALAFGGLLYRGTDVSYTESFATVESVNPALGTSKQAARELWNARCAACHGKDGNLNRKFVHEFYPLPQTLSLERIDSLGLDSLSQVVLNGRNYMRPFRGRVTDAEAFALVCYMRSLALQKKEGSAP, encoded by the coding sequence ATGAATCGAAACTTTTTGATTTTTGGACTGGTGCTGCTGTTGCCCAGCCTCTTTGCCGTGGATTCTGCACTTTCGCTTGGACCTGCGAGTTGGGCTCTTTCTCAAAAATCTTTTTGGGGAACGCCGATTGCGGATTTTGTTTTTTGGATTGGTCTTGCGCATGCGGGTACTTTTTTTTCGGCGATCTTGCTTGTGTTTGGCGTGCGTTGGCAACACCGCGTTGCATTCCTAGCGGAACTTTCGACGATTGCATCACTCGGCGTTGCGGCTTTTTTTCCGCTGATCCACTTGGGAATTCCGGAAGCTTTTTACAATATGATTCCGGTAGGGAATGCGTCTTCCGTGTATGTGAATGTGGAGTCTCCGCTGATTTGGGATTTTGTGGCGATTTTTGTTTATGGCGCAGTTTCTGTGCTCTACCTTCTGCTGCATCTTTTTTCTGTAAAAAACGCATGCCTTGAAAAATACCGCAGACCGTTTGCGTGGATTCTTTTTCCATTGGTGCTGTGGGTGCACACAATTGTTTCGCTGGATTTTGCGGTAACTTTTGTGCCAGGGTGGCAGGGCGCCTATTTTCCGCTGTACTTTATTTTTGGTGCACTGTTTTCGGGCGTCGCCTTGGTGCAGGTGCTTGTGGTACTTGCGCATCATCGGGTGCGGGCGGTGGAAGATCTGCTGATAGCCTTTTCGTGGGCGCTTCTCGCGTTTTGGATGTGGGAAGCGAATGTAAAGGAAATTTGGCATCCGGAACTTTTGGCGTTTGGATTTTTGGTGCCGCAACTTTTGTGGATTTCCAAAGTACGTGAAATTTCGGCGGTGCGTGCATTAGTGGCGATTTCGGTGATTGTGAGCCTTTGGTGGGAGCGCATCATTCTTGTGCAATCCGAAAATTTGGATTGGACCTGGGTGGATCTTGGACTGATTTCGTTTGGAATCGGTGCTTTCTGTGTGGCGTTTTCCCTATTGCGGATAGGACTGAAAAAGCTTTTTCCGCAGGCGTTTGATGAAGACGTGATGGAAGCTTTGCGTGCAAGAGTATGCTCTGTTGAAAGGAAAAAGTTTTGGATCTCTGTGGGTGTGGGCGCATTTGCGGCGGTTGCTTTTGCGATTTATTTTGTAAACCATGCGCCGGCGTTCCCTTGCGAGCGAATGATTCCTGTGCTTTTCCCGATAGGAGCTTTATGTGCGGGAGTCTCTCTTTCGCTTTTTGCGATGGCGGAACTTTGGAAGCCTCGCGTGGCAGTGCTATTTACTGTTCTTTTGGGAATTTTTGCACTTGCGTTTGGCGGTTTACTTTACCGCGGAACGGATGTTTCGTATACGGAATCCTTTGCAACAGTGGAAAGTGTGAATCCTGCGCTTGGAACATCGAAGCAGGCCGCTCGAGAACTGTGGAACGCCCGGTGCGCAGCTTGTCACGGAAAAGATGGAAATCTGAATCGCAAATTTGTGCATGAATTTTATCCATTGCCGCAAACACTTTCGCTTGAACGGATCGATTCCTTGGGGCTGGATTCTCTTTCCCAGGTTGTGCTGAACGGTCGAAATTATATGCGTCCATTCCGCGGACGTGTGACCGATGCGGAAGCCTTTGCCTTGGTGTGTTACATGCGGAGCCTTGCGCTTCAAAAGAAGGAGGGAAGCGCCCCATGA
- a CDS encoding MgtC/SapB family protein, giving the protein MELSTFYRLACALAIGLIIGLQRENTYPTEEEIRSAGIRTFSITSVLGALAALMSIQMGSAAPFVGMLIVLGLVLAAMHISSSSRFQGGITTSVSMIAVFMLGGLCQYGKILESVAVAVGVLGLLALKDPLHSFAHQVSKEDILATLKFALISAVILPILPEKAYGPPGLEVLSPYKIWIFVCLISGISFIGYFLIKWIGPGKGIGLTGFLGGLASSLALTLNLSQRSKQNPEFSSSLTTGIVIAWSVMYLRIYLICILLLPSIAGKLAVALLVPPIPGLLYAYYLYRRNRRLHPVQMTNFTNPFELLPSIKFGFIFAAVLFLANAAQKYFGSDALFISSFITGLASMDAITLSVLDMTKQGSVVLGPAAKAIAVAGLANTLCKGVLACIFGDREMRRLIIPAVGIISVVSLPIIFWAL; this is encoded by the coding sequence ATGGAACTGAGTACGTTTTACAGACTCGCGTGTGCACTTGCAATCGGTTTGATCATCGGTTTGCAACGTGAAAACACATACCCGACGGAAGAGGAAATTCGCTCTGCCGGTATTCGTACGTTTTCGATTACGAGCGTTTTAGGGGCGCTGGCCGCTTTGATGTCAATCCAGATGGGATCCGCGGCGCCTTTTGTCGGCATGTTGATTGTACTCGGTCTTGTGCTGGCGGCGATGCATATTTCATCTTCTTCGCGTTTTCAGGGCGGTATCACGACGAGCGTTTCGATGATTGCGGTCTTTATGCTTGGTGGACTTTGCCAGTATGGGAAAATTTTAGAAAGCGTAGCGGTCGCTGTAGGTGTTCTTGGCCTTTTGGCATTGAAGGATCCGTTGCATTCCTTTGCGCATCAGGTTTCCAAGGAAGACATCCTTGCGACTCTCAAATTCGCGTTGATTTCGGCGGTTATTTTGCCAATCCTTCCGGAGAAGGCTTATGGGCCTCCGGGATTGGAAGTGCTTTCGCCATATAAAATCTGGATTTTTGTCTGCTTGATTTCGGGCATTTCCTTTATCGGTTATTTTCTAATCAAATGGATCGGTCCGGGAAAAGGGATTGGCCTGACGGGTTTTTTGGGCGGTCTTGCGTCGAGTCTTGCTTTGACGTTGAATCTTTCACAAAGGAGCAAGCAGAATCCGGAATTTTCAAGTTCGCTGACGACGGGAATTGTAATCGCCTGGTCGGTGATGTATTTGCGCATTTATCTGATTTGCATTTTGCTTTTGCCGTCGATTGCGGGGAAGCTTGCGGTTGCGCTGCTTGTACCGCCGATTCCGGGACTTTTGTATGCGTATTATCTGTACAGGCGTAATCGCCGTTTGCATCCGGTGCAGATGACGAATTTTACGAACCCGTTTGAACTTTTGCCGTCGATTAAATTCGGGTTTATTTTTGCGGCCGTGCTCTTCCTTGCGAATGCGGCGCAAAAATATTTCGGAAGTGATGCGCTTTTTATTTCGAGCTTTATTACGGGGCTTGCCAGCATGGATGCGATTACGCTTTCCGTGCTGGATATGACGAAACAGGGCTCGGTTGTCCTTGGGCCTGCGGCGAAGGCGATTGCTGTGGCTGGTCTTGCGAATACGCTTTGCAAAGGCGTTCTCGCGTGTATTTTTGGCGATAGGGAAATGCGCCGTCTGATCATTCCTGCTGTCGGCATCATCAGTGTGGTGTCCTTACCGATTATTTTTTGGGCGTTGTAA
- a CDS encoding THUMP domain-containing class I SAM-dependent RNA methyltransferase, with translation MDLSKRVKRHITAVPHEFRAICHPGFEATCAAEFTLLGVKVPLQTSFGAVDFTAKLEDAWKLIAFSRTCTRIVMRIDSFTAENFGRLEKKALEVPWELFFPKTPLPEIKVTCKKSRLYHSDAIAERLQKIVYASLNACGVETDKKDPVQTLFVHFENDRCTLSVDLAGEPLYKRGFNRHVEEAPVRDTFAASMLLEGGLLRSQRLFDPMSGSGTFSSEAALVKAHANLWKTRSFALQNAPSFRPAAWNFMVNHTPGLDLLPELQIFASDLSSKALATVQYNLKTSAAAPYLQTLKSDTLQIYQANFFDLPKASENSLLALNPPYGKRITADIPRLYREIGKKVRADFKNSHIALIVPGKEAENALNLTPKRRIESINGGIDVSVFFL, from the coding sequence ATGGATCTTTCCAAGCGCGTCAAACGACACATTACAGCCGTTCCGCATGAATTTCGGGCGATTTGCCATCCGGGATTTGAAGCGACCTGTGCGGCGGAATTCACCCTTCTCGGCGTGAAAGTACCCCTGCAAACCTCTTTTGGTGCGGTGGATTTTACGGCAAAACTCGAAGACGCTTGGAAACTCATTGCTTTTTCACGAACCTGTACACGAATCGTGATGCGCATCGACAGTTTTACCGCCGAAAACTTTGGCCGTTTAGAAAAAAAGGCTTTGGAAGTTCCCTGGGAGCTTTTTTTTCCAAAAACTCCACTGCCAGAAATCAAGGTGACCTGTAAAAAATCCAGGCTCTATCATTCCGATGCAATTGCCGAACGCTTGCAAAAGATCGTTTACGCATCCTTAAATGCCTGTGGCGTGGAAACGGACAAAAAGGATCCCGTTCAAACGCTCTTTGTGCACTTTGAAAATGACCGTTGCACGCTCAGTGTGGATCTCGCCGGCGAACCTCTGTACAAAAGGGGTTTCAATCGCCATGTGGAAGAAGCGCCCGTCCGCGACACCTTCGCCGCTTCAATGCTCCTTGAAGGAGGTCTTCTGCGGTCGCAAAGGCTGTTCGATCCGATGTCGGGAAGCGGCACTTTTTCCAGTGAAGCGGCTCTTGTCAAAGCGCATGCGAACCTTTGGAAAACCCGAAGCTTTGCGTTGCAGAATGCCCCGAGCTTTCGACCGGCTGCATGGAACTTTATGGTGAACCATACACCGGGCCTTGATCTTTTGCCTGAACTTCAAATTTTTGCAAGCGATCTTTCGAGTAAAGCCTTGGCGACGGTCCAATACAATTTAAAGACTTCTGCGGCAGCCCCTTATCTGCAAACCTTAAAGAGCGATACTTTGCAGATATACCAGGCGAACTTTTTTGATCTGCCGAAAGCTTCGGAAAATTCCCTGCTTGCACTAAACCCACCCTACGGCAAACGGATTACCGCCGATATTCCGCGACTTTACCGGGAAATCGGAAAGAAGGTCCGTGCAGACTTCAAGAATTCCCATATCGCATTGATCGTCCCCGGCAAGGAGGCGGAAAACGCATTAAACCTTACGCCCAAACGCCGTATTGAATCGATCAACGGCGGAATTGATGTGAGTGTTTTCTTTTTATAG
- a CDS encoding sugar phosphate nucleotidyltransferase: protein MRILVLAAGLGTRLRPLTLQMPKPLVRVVDKTILEHQVELANTVPEAHLHVNAHYLSEKLSAAALSFGFEKVWDEQPEALGTGGPLYRMNREDPVDELLVMNSDCYCKFDLRSFLRLSRSSGAPCSLLAVDNPMVNSIYVRDGLMSGIQNRFGHQTRERVTFSGISWYSKRALQDIRESEMDIREYWKRLLLNGDAPFIDVSQKYSLWIDMGTPDGLMRASDYRRKELGVGNYGVPPEIAKQAKATVMMPELEIPSNATFDHAIIFSGAKIEDGECVKNEIRGKDFSWPIGR from the coding sequence ATGCGTATTCTCGTTCTTGCGGCAGGCCTTGGAACGCGCTTGCGCCCATTGACCCTTCAGATGCCAAAGCCTCTGGTGCGCGTTGTGGACAAGACGATTTTGGAGCATCAGGTAGAACTCGCGAATACGGTTCCAGAAGCGCACTTGCATGTGAATGCGCATTATCTGTCGGAGAAGCTATCCGCTGCGGCTCTGTCGTTTGGCTTTGAAAAGGTCTGGGACGAACAGCCGGAGGCCTTGGGAACGGGCGGTCCGCTCTATCGTATGAATCGGGAAGATCCGGTTGATGAACTGCTCGTGATGAATTCGGATTGCTATTGCAAATTCGACCTAAGATCTTTTTTGCGCCTTTCACGTTCTTCGGGAGCTCCGTGTTCTTTGCTCGCGGTGGACAATCCGATGGTGAACTCGATTTATGTGCGTGACGGTTTAATGTCGGGCATCCAGAATCGCTTTGGCCATCAGACGCGGGAACGCGTGACTTTTTCGGGAATTTCCTGGTATTCAAAACGGGCTTTGCAGGACATACGCGAATCTGAAATGGATATTCGTGAATACTGGAAACGTTTGCTCTTGAACGGCGACGCTCCGTTTATCGACGTGAGCCAAAAGTATTCGCTTTGGATTGACATGGGAACTCCGGACGGTTTGATGCGCGCGAGCGATTACCGTCGCAAGGAACTCGGCGTGGGAAATTACGGCGTTCCTCCAGAAATCGCTAAACAAGCGAAGGCGACCGTGATGATGCCTGAGCTTGAAATTCCCTCAAATGCGACTTTTGACCATGCGATTATTTTCTCTGGTGCAAAAATTGAAGATGGCGAATGCGTGAAAAACGAAATCCGTGGAAAGGATTTTAGCTGGCCCATAGGAAGATAA
- the aspS gene encoding aspartate--tRNA ligase, whose amino-acid sequence MKRTHNCGQLRKEDVGQTVTLAGWVDRRRDHGGVIFVDLRDKFGKTQIVFNPDYNAEVLKTAEQLRNEYVIYVTGKVYAREEGNTNEKLSTGDIEVKADTLEILNAALTSPLAINDPNEECKENDDLRLQYRYLDLRRPWIQKKLLLKSRFLKAVYDFFYANGFENIETPCLCKSTPEGARDYLVPSRVNPGKFYALPQSPQQYKQLLMIAGMDRYFQVAKCFRDEDLRADRQPEFTQIDVEMSFVNQDEVMEMFDKFVTDVLGKVWNFEPPKKIRRMKWAEAMLKYGSDKPDLRFDLEIHDVSEIGAKSNFGVFKNCVAAGGKIRGIAAKGCVDFTRKQIDELTAYVGKYGSKGLVWMRVKENDEVETQVGKFFTTEQLNELRDAVGAKCGDMMFFIAGPEKTAATAMGQLRLEVARIKGLRDPKKREFVWITEFPMFEYSETEGRYMAMHHPFTNPLPEHLQMMLDGNLKDCNAEAYDLVLNGVEIGGGSIRIHNPEVQEKVFRLLGLSEEQVKEKFGFFVDAFKYGAPPHGGLAFGLDRVVATMEGEESIRDYIAFPKNTSASSPMDKSPSEVDVAQLNDLHISINMLDPKKNA is encoded by the coding sequence ATGAAACGCACACATAACTGCGGCCAACTTCGCAAGGAAGATGTTGGCCAGACTGTAACCCTCGCCGGTTGGGTGGATCGCCGCCGCGACCATGGTGGAGTCATTTTCGTCGACCTCCGCGACAAGTTTGGCAAGACGCAGATCGTTTTCAACCCGGATTACAATGCCGAAGTTTTGAAGACCGCTGAACAGCTCCGTAATGAATATGTCATTTATGTGACTGGTAAGGTCTATGCCCGTGAAGAAGGCAACACGAACGAAAAGCTCTCTACTGGCGATATTGAAGTCAAGGCAGACACGCTTGAAATTTTAAACGCCGCTCTCACTTCTCCGCTCGCGATCAATGACCCGAACGAAGAATGCAAGGAAAACGACGACCTTCGCCTGCAGTACCGTTACCTCGACCTTCGCCGTCCGTGGATTCAGAAGAAACTCCTCCTCAAGAGCCGTTTCCTCAAGGCCGTGTACGACTTCTTCTACGCAAACGGTTTTGAAAACATCGAAACGCCGTGCCTTTGCAAGTCCACTCCGGAAGGCGCTCGTGACTACCTTGTGCCGTCCCGCGTGAACCCGGGCAAGTTCTATGCTCTTCCGCAGTCGCCGCAGCAGTACAAGCAGCTCTTGATGATTGCCGGTATGGACCGCTACTTCCAAGTCGCCAAGTGCTTCCGCGATGAAGACCTTCGCGCAGACCGTCAGCCGGAATTCACCCAGATCGATGTGGAAATGTCTTTCGTCAACCAGGACGAAGTCATGGAAATGTTCGACAAGTTCGTGACCGACGTGCTCGGCAAGGTTTGGAACTTCGAACCGCCTAAGAAGATTCGCCGCATGAAGTGGGCCGAAGCCATGCTCAAGTACGGGAGCGACAAGCCGGACCTTCGCTTTGACCTCGAAATTCACGATGTGTCTGAAATCGGTGCCAAGTCCAATTTTGGCGTGTTCAAGAACTGCGTCGCCGCTGGTGGCAAGATCCGCGGTATCGCAGCCAAGGGCTGTGTGGACTTTACCCGTAAGCAGATTGACGAACTCACCGCTTACGTCGGCAAGTACGGTTCCAAGGGTCTCGTTTGGATGCGCGTCAAGGAAAATGACGAAGTCGAAACCCAGGTCGGCAAGTTCTTCACGACTGAACAGCTGAACGAACTCCGCGACGCTGTCGGCGCGAAGTGCGGCGACATGATGTTCTTCATCGCAGGTCCGGAAAAAACCGCTGCAACCGCGATGGGTCAGCTCCGTCTCGAAGTCGCTCGCATCAAGGGTCTCCGCGACCCGAAGAAGCGTGAATTCGTGTGGATTACCGAATTCCCGATGTTCGAATACAGCGAAACGGAAGGTCGCTACATGGCGATGCACCACCCGTTCACGAATCCGCTTCCGGAACATCTCCAAATGATGCTCGACGGCAATCTCAAGGATTGCAACGCAGAAGCTTATGACCTCGTCTTGAACGGTGTTGAAATCGGTGGTGGTTCCATCCGTATTCATAACCCGGAAGTTCAGGAAAAGGTTTTCCGTCTCCTCGGTCTTTCCGAAGAACAGGTGAAGGAAAAGTTCGGTTTCTTCGTTGACGCCTTCAAGTATGGCGCACCTCCGCACGGTGGTCTCGCCTTCGGTCTCGACCGCGTTGTCGCTACCATGGAAGGTGAAGAATCTATCCGCGACTACATCGCGTTCCCAAAGAACACCAGTGCTTCGAGCCCGATGGACAAGAGCCCGAGCGAAGTCGATGTTGCACAGTTGAACGACCTGCACATTTCGATCAACATGCTCGATCCGAAGAAGAACGCCTAA